ATGGATTCCCCTGGCCACATCCTAGAAGCGGTCTTTTGACGTGTGCACGTTGTTCTCGTCCATTTCGGCGAGATACTGTATCTCTTGCAGCTCTTGGAACTTTTCATGATCGCGTATGTGCGCATAATTTGCTGATAAACACATCAGATAGTGGatctaaaaaaattacatttgccTTTATTCGGTGTTTATCTGTTGTATAGGATTTTTAATATGTGCCAAATTGAGATACAAACCAAACTGAGAATGACTAATAAGCACGAAACTGTCGCCAAAATGAACATGACTTCGGCTTTTTCTACATAGTCTTTGCAGAACGATTTCACCTCATGAGGTTCGCATACTTTCATGTCTTCTTGAGGTGTGTTTGCAGGAAACATAAAATCTACAACAGACatactttataaaataatacttattttatCATGATAAAGTTTTAAACATTGCATAAAATGTACGTACAGAATTGGTTGAAGTCAATGCAGGTTTTACTCTCTTGTACATCTGGATTTGAACACATCATCCAAAATATGGTGAATACGAATGTGACGATCACGAGAAAACAAAGAAGTACGAGCCAAAGCAAAGAGAGGACATACGTTATTCCCATGAACTGAAAATCATTCAACACGTTAAAAATTTAGCTCAGTATTTTAAAAGACTGTCAAGTGT
This genomic interval from Arctopsyche grandis isolate Sample6627 chromosome 8, ASM5162203v2, whole genome shotgun sequence contains the following:
- the M6 gene encoding neuronal membrane glycoprotein M6 isoform X2 — encoded protein: MGEACQSCMTRVPYATLIATIMCCLGVGVFCATMYRGATLSILMFKEVFKLSLIWIEAVQMVFVVGGACMGALGLMLLCLGCLATGATRHKVYRAWRARVGGRISCAVFMGITYVLSLLWLVLLCFLVIVTFVFTIFWMMCSNPDVQESKTCIDFNQFYFMFPANTPQEDMKVCEPHEVKSFCKDYVEKAEVMFILATVSCLLVILSLIHYLMCLSANYAHIRDHEKFQELQEIQYLAEMDENNVHTSKDRF